Proteins from one Sarcophilus harrisii chromosome 2, mSarHar1.11, whole genome shotgun sequence genomic window:
- the LOC116421120 gene encoding olfactory receptor 4F15-like — protein sequence MNKLNHSTVSEFVFLGISSSWTIQLGLFVFASIFYVAVVVGNSFIVLTVSYDSHLHSPMYFLLANLSLIDLCLSTVAVPKMISDLLYERKTISFQGCITQIFFIHFMGGTEMVLLISMAFDRYIAICKPLHYLTIMNPKMCIFLQVSSWAIGLIHSSTQLAFVVNLPFCGPNEIDSFYCDLPRFIKLACMDTYKLEFIVTANSGFISIGSMFLLFMSYIYILVSVQKHSSSGLSKALSTLSAHVSVVVLFFGPCIFFYVWPFPTMPVDKFLAIIDLIITPFLNPSIYTFRNNEMKTAMRRLSSQLVSFRNIL from the coding sequence ATGAATAAATTGAATCATTCTACCGTGTCAGAGTTTGTATTCTTGGGAATCTCCAGTTCTTGGACCATACAGCTTGGTCTCTTtgtgtttgcttccattttctatgTGGCTGTTGTGGTGGGAAATTCCTTTATTGTACTCACAGTGAGCTATGATAGTCACCTACATTCCCCAATGTATTTTTTGTTGGCCAATCTCTCCCTTATCGATTTGTGTCTCTCCACTGTTGCAGTTCCCAAGATGATTTCTGACCTTTTGTATGAACGCAAAACCATCTCATTCCAAGGTTGTATCACCcagatatttttcattcatttcatggGAGGAACTGAGATGGTGCTGCTCATTTCCATGGCATTTGACAGATACATTGCCATATGCAAGCCTCTTCACTATTTGACCATTATGAACCCcaaaatgtgtatttttcttcAGGTGTCTTCTTGGGCTATTGGCCTTATACACTCATCGACTCAGTTGGCTTTTGTAGTGAATTTGCCTTTCTGTGGTCCTAATGAAATCGACAGTTTTTATTGTGATCTTCCAAGGTTCATCAAATTAGCCTGCATGGACACCTATAAGTTAGAGTTCATTGTCACAGCTAATAGTGGTTTCATCTCCATTGGCAGCATGTTTCTCTTATTTATGTCTTACATCTATATCTTGGTCTCTGTTCAGAAACACTCTTCTAGTGGATTGTCTAAGGCTCTCTCTACTCTGTCCGCTCATGTCAGTGTGGTGGTCTTGTTCTTTGGTCCATGTATCTTTTTTTATGTGTGGCCATTCCCTACAATGCCAGTGGATAAATTTCTTGCTATTATTGACTTAATTATCACCCCCTTTTTAAATCCTTCCATTTATACCTTTCgaaacaatgaaatgaaaacagCAATGAGGAGACTGAGTAGCCAACTTGTGAGTTTtaggaatattttataa